In a genomic window of uncultured Flavobacterium sp.:
- the gcvP gene encoding aminomethyl-transferring glycine dehydrogenase, which produces MKTDAFALRHIGPRETDLQHMLQTIGVESIEQLVYETLPDDIRLKAPLNLDPAMTEYEFANHIQELGKKNKVFKSYIGLGYHPTIVPAPIQRNIFENPGWYTAYTPYQAEIAQGRLEAILNFQTTVIELTGMEIANASLLDEGTAAAEAMALLFDVRTRDQKKNNTNKFFVSEEILPQTLSILQTRSTPIGIELVVGNHENFDFSNEFFGAILQYPGKYGQVNDYSAFVAKAKENEIKVAFAADILSLAALTSPGEMGAAVVVGTTQRFGVPMGYGGPHAAFFATKDEYKRSMPGRIIGVSIDVNGNRALRMALGTREQHIKREKATSNICTAQVLLAVMAGMYAVYHGPKGLQYIANKVHASAVTTAEALNKLGVFQTNTAYFDTILVKADAQKVKAIAEKNEVNFYYVDADTISISFNETTSINDINQIIAIFAEALGKETFTVAELATASQLPSSLERTSPFLTHDVFNNHHSESQIMRYIKKLERKDLSLNHSMISLGSCTMKLNAASEMLPLSMPNWNSIHPFAPVEQAEGYITMLKKLEEQLNVITGFAGTTLQPNSGAQGEYAGLMAIRAYHLSRNEGHRNVCLIPSSAHGTNPASAAMAGMKIIVTKTTPEGNIDVEDLREKAIEHKDDLSCLMVTYPSTHGVFESSIIEITKLIHDNGGLVYMDGANMNAQVGLTNPATIGADVCHLNLHKTFAIPHGGGGPGVGPICVNEKLVPFLPTNPILKVGGEQAITAISSAPYGSALVCLISYGYITMMGAEGLKSATEHAILNANYMKARFEGHYPILYTGECGRAAHEMILDCRSFKENGIEVGDIAKRLMDYGFHAPTVSFPVAGTLMIEPTESEDLAELDRFCDALISIRKEIEAATADDKNNVLKNAPHTLAMLTTDNWTFPYTREKAAYPLDYIAENKFWPSVRRVDDAYGDRNLVCSCAPIEAYMEN; this is translated from the coding sequence ATGAAAACAGATGCTTTTGCTTTAAGACACATTGGTCCAAGAGAAACAGATCTTCAACACATGTTACAGACCATTGGAGTTGAATCGATCGAACAACTTGTTTATGAAACCCTTCCGGACGACATTCGCTTAAAAGCACCGTTAAACTTAGATCCTGCAATGACAGAATATGAATTCGCAAATCATATTCAGGAATTAGGCAAGAAAAACAAAGTATTCAAATCTTATATTGGTTTGGGTTATCATCCAACTATCGTTCCTGCTCCAATTCAAAGAAATATCTTCGAAAATCCAGGATGGTATACAGCTTATACGCCTTATCAGGCAGAAATTGCTCAAGGTCGTCTTGAAGCAATTTTAAATTTCCAGACTACTGTAATCGAGTTAACAGGAATGGAAATTGCAAACGCTTCTTTACTTGATGAAGGAACTGCTGCTGCCGAAGCTATGGCTTTGTTATTTGACGTTCGTACTCGTGACCAAAAGAAAAACAATACAAATAAGTTCTTCGTTTCTGAAGAAATTTTACCTCAAACTTTATCAATATTACAAACACGTTCAACTCCTATTGGGATTGAATTAGTTGTTGGTAACCACGAAAACTTTGATTTTTCTAATGAGTTCTTCGGAGCCATTTTACAATATCCGGGAAAATATGGTCAGGTAAATGATTATAGTGCTTTTGTTGCTAAAGCAAAAGAAAACGAAATCAAAGTTGCCTTTGCTGCTGATATTTTATCACTTGCTGCTTTAACTTCTCCAGGAGAAATGGGAGCTGCAGTAGTTGTTGGAACTACACAACGTTTTGGTGTACCAATGGGTTATGGTGGTCCTCACGCTGCTTTTTTTGCAACTAAAGATGAATACAAAAGATCTATGCCAGGTCGTATTATTGGAGTTTCTATTGATGTAAATGGAAACCGCGCTTTACGTATGGCTTTAGGAACTCGTGAACAACACATAAAACGTGAAAAAGCAACTTCAAATATTTGTACTGCTCAGGTTTTACTAGCGGTTATGGCTGGAATGTATGCAGTTTACCACGGACCAAAAGGATTACAATATATTGCAAATAAAGTTCACGCATCAGCTGTTACTACTGCTGAAGCTTTAAATAAACTTGGAGTTTTCCAAACAAATACAGCTTACTTCGATACTATTTTGGTTAAAGCAGATGCTCAAAAAGTAAAAGCAATCGCTGAGAAAAACGAAGTAAACTTCTACTATGTTGATGCCGATACGATTTCTATTTCGTTTAACGAAACAACTTCAATTAACGACATCAACCAAATTATTGCGATTTTTGCTGAAGCTTTAGGAAAAGAAACTTTCACTGTTGCTGAATTAGCTACTGCAAGTCAATTACCTTCTTCATTAGAAAGAACATCTCCTTTCTTAACACATGATGTATTTAATAATCATCATTCAGAAAGTCAGATAATGCGCTACATCAAAAAATTAGAGCGTAAAGATTTATCATTGAATCACTCGATGATTTCGTTAGGTTCTTGTACAATGAAATTAAACGCAGCTTCAGAAATGTTGCCTTTATCAATGCCAAACTGGAACAGCATTCACCCATTTGCACCAGTAGAACAAGCTGAAGGTTACATCACAATGCTTAAAAAACTTGAAGAGCAATTAAATGTAATTACAGGATTTGCCGGAACAACATTACAGCCTAACTCTGGAGCTCAGGGAGAATATGCTGGTTTAATGGCGATTCGTGCTTACCACTTATCAAGAAACGAAGGTCACCGTAATGTATGTTTGATTCCTTCATCTGCTCACGGAACAAATCCTGCTTCTGCAGCTATGGCCGGAATGAAAATCATCGTTACAAAAACTACTCCGGAAGGAAATATTGACGTAGAAGATTTAAGAGAAAAAGCGATTGAACATAAAGATGATTTATCTTGTTTAATGGTAACTTATCCTTCGACTCACGGAGTTTTTGAATCTTCGATTATTGAAATTACTAAATTAATCCACGACAATGGCGGATTAGTATATATGGATGGTGCAAACATGAACGCACAAGTTGGATTAACAAATCCTGCTACAATTGGTGCTGACGTTTGCCACTTAAACTTACACAAAACATTTGCTATTCCTCACGGTGGCGGAGGACCTGGAGTTGGACCAATTTGTGTTAACGAAAAATTAGTTCCATTCTTGCCAACAAACCCAATCTTAAAAGTTGGTGGTGAACAAGCTATTACAGCTATTTCATCTGCACCTTACGGATCAGCTTTGGTATGTTTAATCTCTTACGGTTACATCACAATGATGGGTGCTGAAGGTTTAAAAAGTGCTACAGAACATGCTATTTTGAATGCTAACTATATGAAAGCGCGTTTCGAAGGACACTACCCAATTCTTTATACTGGAGAATGCGGAAGAGCTGCTCACGAAATGATTTTAGATTGTCGTTCGTTTAAAGAAAACGGAATTGAAGTTGGTGATATCGCAAAACGTTTAATGGATTACGGTTTCCACGCTCCTACGGTTTCTTTCCCTGTAGCTGGAACTTTAATGATCGAGCCAACTGAATCTGAAGATTTAGCAGAATTAGATCGTTTTTGTGATGCTCTTATTTCAATCAGAAAAGAAATTGAAGCTGCAACAGCCGATGATAAAAACAATGTATTGAAAAATGCACCGCACACATTGGCAATGTTAACAACTGATAATTGGACTTTCCCTTATACTAGAGAAAAAGCGGCTTACCCATTAGATTACATTGCTGAAAATAAATTCTGGCCATCTGTTCGTCGTGTAGATGATGCTTATGGTGATAGAAACTTAGTTTGTAGCTGTGCTCCTATTGAAGCTTACATGGAAAATTAA
- a CDS encoding ketoacyl-ACP synthase III, producing MKIKIIGIGSYIPNKEVSNTDFGDHVFLNEDGTPFGYPNEVVIKKFKGITGIENRRYAEDQHTSSDLAYFAAERALENAKIDRETLDYIIFAHNFGDVKSGTNQSDILPSLATRVKNKLDIKNPKCVAYDILFGCPGWIEGVLQANAFIKSGMAKRVLVIGAETLSRVVDDHDRDSMIYSDGAGASILEASEDEAGLLSYESATFANDEANFLFFGKSYNPDLDPDIKYIKMYGRKIYEFALSQVPCAMKSCLDKSGIGIDEVKKILIHQANEKMDEAIIARFYKLYDKTAPENIMPMSIHDLGNSSVATVPTLYDLLIQGKLENHEINKGDVVIFASVGAGMNVNAFVYRY from the coding sequence ATGAAAATAAAAATTATAGGTATAGGAAGTTATATTCCTAATAAAGAAGTAAGCAATACTGACTTTGGCGATCATGTTTTTTTAAATGAAGACGGAACTCCCTTCGGTTACCCTAACGAAGTTGTAATAAAAAAATTTAAAGGTATTACCGGTATCGAAAATCGCCGTTATGCCGAAGACCAACATACCTCATCTGATTTAGCTTATTTTGCAGCTGAAAGAGCGCTTGAAAATGCAAAAATCGATCGTGAGACTTTAGATTATATCATTTTTGCGCACAATTTTGGTGATGTAAAATCAGGAACAAATCAGTCTGATATTTTGCCAAGTTTAGCAACACGCGTTAAAAACAAATTAGACATTAAAAATCCTAAGTGTGTTGCTTACGATATTCTTTTTGGATGTCCAGGCTGGATTGAAGGTGTTTTGCAAGCAAATGCATTCATTAAATCTGGAATGGCAAAACGTGTTTTGGTAATTGGTGCCGAAACTTTATCAAGAGTTGTTGATGATCATGATCGCGATTCTATGATTTATTCTGATGGTGCGGGTGCTTCAATTTTAGAAGCTTCTGAAGATGAAGCTGGTTTATTATCTTATGAAAGTGCCACTTTTGCAAATGATGAAGCTAACTTTTTATTCTTCGGAAAATCATATAATCCTGATTTAGATCCAGACATTAAATACATCAAAATGTATGGTCGCAAAATTTATGAATTTGCTTTAAGCCAAGTTCCTTGTGCGATGAAAAGCTGTTTAGATAAAAGCGGAATTGGAATTGACGAAGTGAAGAAAATCCTGATTCACCAAGCCAACGAAAAAATGGATGAAGCAATTATTGCTCGTTTCTACAAACTTTACGACAAAACTGCACCAGAAAATATTATGCCAATGAGTATTCATGATTTAGGAAACTCAAGCGTGGCAACTGTACCAACTCTTTATGATTTATTGATTCAGGGAAAACTGGAAAATCACGAAATAAACAAAGGCGATGTTGTAATTTTTGCTTCGGTTGGAGCAGGAATGAACGTTAATGCATTTGTATATCGATATTAA